One Archangium violaceum genomic window, TCACCCCTCACCGCGAGCGCTTCCAGCCGATCTCCCACGGCACGCGCCGCCGCCAGGAGCTGGGCGCGGCCCGCGACGGCTCCGGGCTCGCTCGCGCCGGTGGTCCGCCGTTCGCGCCGGCCCTCCTTCCGCAGGTCGAGCGTCGCGAGCGAGGCGCGGATGAACCCCACCTGCTTGAGGAGATCCGGCTCGCCCAGACCCTTCAACGTGCGCTCGACGACCTCCATGCCCGAGGACTCGAAGAACCCCTCGAGCCGCACCTTGTCGCTGGTCCAGAGATCGCGCGAGCCCGGCCGCGTGAAGAACATGGGGATGTCCCCGTTGTGCAGGTCGGACCGCTCGGCCGCGATGACCCTGCGCAGCGCGGGGCTCTGCTCCATCTCGAACCAGAGGCGGTCCACGTGCCGCTCGCGATCGAGCGCGTTGCGCAGCAGATCGGGATGGAAGCTCTCGCTGAGGATCTGCCCGTAGCGCTGCGTGGGGCGCAGGAGGATGCGCACCTCGTCATCCGCGAACCGCGCGAGCGGGCCCGCCGGAGAGAGGAGCTCCTCGCGGTGCTCGAGGACCCACTGGTACATCGCCGTGAACCCCGCGACGATCGCCTCGGTGTAGTCGAGGAGCTGGACATCCGCGCCGTTCAGCTTCGGCCGGTTGTGGCCCTCGGGCACCTCGGAGGGCTGCCGCTGGAGGCGCATGCCGTCGGTGCCCGCGCTCTCCCAGGAGGGCGCCCCGAACGGGGTCTTCTGTCCCTTGTGGGCTCCGAGGCCACTGATCTCGATGCCCAGCGCCGCCTTGTTTCCCCAGATCCACTGTGGCAGGAGCCCCGAGCGCAGCACGGAGCCGACGATCGACTGCTGGGCCCGCTCATGGGCCGAGGTCGCCGAGAAGCTCTCGGTGTAGGGGTGGAACAGCGTCTCCAGGTCGATCAACACCGGGTGCTCGCCCGCGGCGATGATGTTCTCGTAATGGAAGTCGGTGGCGCCCAGGAGGTAGAGCAACATCGTGATGGCGCCCTGCCGCTCGTAGAAGCGCCGCACCTGGGCCTCCGAGGTGCAGCTCTCGGCGGGCACGAACTCGAGCCACCCGTAGGTGCCCCGATCGAGCACGGAGATCGTCCGCAGCCCTGGCTGCGCGCCCCGCTCGTCGAGCCAGGTGATGAGCTGCTGGAAGTGCGAGTCGGCCGCGAGCGCCTTGGGCTTGTAGACCAGCCGGAGCCCCCCACTGAACCCGACGAGGATCACCGAGCGCCCGCCCCGGTGACGATCGCCCGCGCCGATGTCCAGGCTCACGAGCCCGCCGGGGTCCGCCCCCGGGCTGAACCTCGCCCGGAGCTCGCTCCAATCCGCGCACAGGTGCCGGGTGAACTCGAGGCTGTAGGTCACCCATTGCTCCAGGCCGATGCTGAGCTGCCGGGCCAGCACCGGGTACTCCTGGAAGAGGGCGAGCACGATCTCGGGCCGGCGCAGGCGCTCGAGGAAGCTTGCGTAGCGCTCCTCCGCGGTGTCGCCCTGGAGCTGGCCCTGGACGCGGGCAACGTGCATCTCGAGCACCAGGGTGCGGTCGATCTTGTTGATGAGCGGCCCCTGGAGACCCGCGAGGAACAGCCGCTCCAGCGCCTCGTTCTCGAAGGGCGCGTCGGGGTGCGCACGGCGGATCTCCTGGAGTCCCGCGCGGAGGCGATCCCGGGCCTGACGCATGAGGGGCAGGATGGAAATCAACAGCCCGGCGGCATCCTTGCTCTTGCCGCGCAGCTTCTGGGGCTCGTGGACCGGAATGAGACCTCCGGGAGCCGGCTGCTCATAGGCCGACACGAAATCGCGCAGCCAGGACGGGGGCTTGGAGCAGCGGGCCTGGACGGCCTCGATTGGCTCACCCAACAAGTGGAGCCACTCGTCCTCGCGGATGCCGTCGAGCGCGAGCCGCTCCTGGAGCAGGGTGTTTGCCTCCGAGAAGGGCGCTTGCGTGCGCCAGCGATGGGCGCGGCGGCCGGCGAGCTCCGCCTGGGCTGGCTCGAGCGGTGACACGCCCGGGGCCTTCCGCAGCAACGACAGACGTTCGAGCAGGGTGAGTGATTGATACCAACTCGCGGCATCGATGGGGTGTGGACTCACGGCGTGGCCTTCCTGGTGCTCGAGCGATTGAATAGATGAACACCGGGCGGAACGGGCCTCTCGACCCGTCCCGCCCGGAGCGCGCACCTTCGTTCATCCTGTCAACGAGGGCGCGCTGGCCCGGCTAGATGCAGTCACAGTACGAGCAGATGCTCTTCGTGGGGCAGGAGTAGAACGAGGCGGACTGGGCGGCAACGCCACCAGCGCCCTGCAACTGCTCATCGGAGAGCTCCACCGCGCCCACCGGGTTCTCGGGGAGCTGCGCCAGCTGCTCCTGGGTCAGGCTCATCCGGTAATCCGCATCCTTCCACGCGCGAACGATGTCCATTTGCGTTCTCCTGTTGTGGGTGATGTGGCTCTGGCGCTTCCAGGATTGGAGGCAAAGCCACGAAAGAGACGATAACCGCTGTTTCCTGAAGTTGACAAGTCTTTACGTGAATCCAGCCTCTCCTCGTGGGCCGTTCCCGCGGGAAACAATATTTGCAAACAGTGAGGTCGTGACAGACACGCCGCTGGAGCTGTCACACCCCAATGAGGCATGTCAGAGGCATGGAGTAGGCTGGCCCGTACCCGGTTCCATGGCCCGGGAAAGGGGCGTTCCGCCCAGGTCCGGTGACATTCCGTGACCTTTGAACGACACAAGGCCTAAGGTCTTCCGCACGCCCTTCAGCGACAGTCCTCGTGTTCCTGGAAGTACCCACGTGACACGGGAGATCGTCATGAATCGCAAACACCCCTTCTCGCGCCGGCAGGCGCTCTATTTCTGTACGGCATTGCTCGGGCTTGGCGTGTTCGGCTCCGCCTGCGATGACCGCGGTACTCCACCCGAGCAACCCAGGGCGGACTACTCCAGGTTGAAGGCGGAGCTCGGCCTGTTGATCAAGACCGCGATGACGGAGGCCGACGTCGCCGGACTGAGCATCGCACTGGTGGACGGTCAGGAGGTGGTGTGGTCTCGAGGCTTCGGCTTCGCCAACGTGGCGGAGCGGACGCCCGCCACCCCCGAGACCGTCTACGAGGCCGGTTCACTCGCCAAGGTCTTCACGGGCGCCGCCATCATGCAGTTGGCCGAGCAGGAGCGCATCGCGCTGGACCGGCCCATCGAGCAGTTCATCCCGGGCTTCTCCATCCAGTCTCGCTTCTCCAACGCCGGCCCGGTCACCCCTCGCAACCTCCTGACCCACCACGCGGGCATTCCCGAACAGCAGCTCGTGGGCGCCTACGCCCAGACACCGCTCACCCTGGCCGAGCGCGTGGAGCACCTCCGGGAAGACCATCTGGCCAACCCGCCGGACAAGCTCTGGGCCTATTCCAATGGGGGCTTCGCGGTCCTCGGCCGGGCGATCGAGACCGTCTCGGGGATGGAGTTCACGGCCTACATGAACCAATACATCCTTGGCCCCCTGGGGATGACGCACTCCTCCTTCCGGCTGGATTCCCAGGTCGCCTCGAAGATGGCGATGGGCTACGGCGCGCTGCCCGTCAGTGATTACCCGGTGAATCTTCTGGAGAGCTACTCCCCCGCTGGCGGCCTTCGCAGCTCGGTGGAGGACATGAGCAGGTTCATCCGGATGCTGCTGGCGGAGGGCCGGTTCGACGGCGAGAGCGTGCTGAAGCCCGCCTCCCTCCAGGAGATGTGGAGGCAGCAGAACGTCGGCAGGCCCCTGGACATGGACAACCGCATCGGTCTCCCCTGGTACCTCTATGAGCTCCCCCTGAAGAATGGCCAGAGCGTGCGGATGGTCGAGCACGATGGCGCCACCCAGTACTTCCGCTCCTATCTGTCCCTCCTGCCGGAACACGGGCTGGGCGTGGTGGTGCTCTCCAACTCCGAGAACGCCGATGGGCTGGTGGGTGTCATCGCCCATGAGGTGCTCGCGCGCGCTCTCGAGATCAAGAGCGGGCTGGAGGTGGCGCCGATCCCCGAGGAACCCCAGGTGCAGCCGGTCTACCGTTCGCAGGAGGAACTCCGTGCGTTGGAAGGTATCTACGCCACGCAGGTGGGCCCGATGGTGGTCGGTCTCGAGAACGGCGTCCTGAATGTCACCGTCCAGGGGATGCGTCTGGAGCTGCAGCCGCACGAGCAGGGATACTTCAAGGGCGTGGTCGGTGATTCCAACATGTGGCTCTCCTTCGAGGAAATCGAAGGCCATCTCGTGATGGCGGGTTACTTCGGCCTCTTCGGCCGCCAGCTGCAGGGGGAGCGGATCACCCCGGCCCCCGTGCCCGAGTCCTGGCATGGCCGGTTCGGCCGCTACGTCCTGCCCCAGGGGGCGCCTCGGGAGGTGATCGAACAGGCCGAGCTCGGCATGGAGGGAGACCTCCTGGTCCTCAGGCTCTTCAGCCCGATGTTCGAATCCGGCCAGGCTGTCAGTCTTCTGAATCCGGAGGGTGATGATCTGGCCGTGGTGCTCGGCCTGGGTCGGGGACTGGGTGAGGTCGTGCGCT contains:
- a CDS encoding type 2 lanthipeptide synthetase LanM family protein, with the translated sequence MSPHPIDAASWYQSLTLLERLSLLRKAPGVSPLEPAQAELAGRRAHRWRTQAPFSEANTLLQERLALDGIREDEWLHLLGEPIEAVQARCSKPPSWLRDFVSAYEQPAPGGLIPVHEPQKLRGKSKDAAGLLISILPLMRQARDRLRAGLQEIRRAHPDAPFENEALERLFLAGLQGPLINKIDRTLVLEMHVARVQGQLQGDTAEERYASFLERLRRPEIVLALFQEYPVLARQLSIGLEQWVTYSLEFTRHLCADWSELRARFSPGADPGGLVSLDIGAGDRHRGGRSVILVGFSGGLRLVYKPKALAADSHFQQLITWLDERGAQPGLRTISVLDRGTYGWLEFVPAESCTSEAQVRRFYERQGAITMLLYLLGATDFHYENIIAAGEHPVLIDLETLFHPYTESFSATSAHERAQQSIVGSVLRSGLLPQWIWGNKAALGIEISGLGAHKGQKTPFGAPSWESAGTDGMRLQRQPSEVPEGHNRPKLNGADVQLLDYTEAIVAGFTAMYQWVLEHREELLSPAGPLARFADDEVRILLRPTQRYGQILSESFHPDLLRNALDRERHVDRLWFEMEQSPALRRVIAAERSDLHNGDIPMFFTRPGSRDLWTSDKVRLEGFFESSGMEVVERTLKGLGEPDLLKQVGFIRASLATLDLRKEGRRERRTTGASEPGAVAGRAQLLAAARAVGDRLEALAVRGDQDACWVGLLPQGRAYALSPVDTNLYGGTAGIALFLGYLGAVTGEARYTQLSRAALRSMLRQVERNRDTLTGIGVFDGWGSVLYTLSHLGTLWNEPALLEEAHAVVERLQPLIERDDAFDVVAGAAGCIASLLSLNARAPSARTLEAARACGERLVARAQPMKKGVAWPSAMEVVVAPLTGFAHGTAGIAWALLQLATLTGEERFRSLALSALAYERDSFVPEEGNWTDWRKDENSPSEERAFVAAWCHGAPGIGLSRLGMLPHLDDADTRAELDVALKTTLARGFSDNHSLCHGDLGVLDVLLTAREALGEVPWHAEVERRAASVLASIERQGWICGTPRRIEAPGLMMGIAGIGYGLLRLAEPGRVPSVLLLSPPVPG
- a CDS encoding mersacidin/lichenicidin family type 2 lantibiotic, producing the protein MDIVRAWKDADYRMSLTQEQLAQLPENPVGAVELSDEQLQGAGGVAAQSASFYSCPTKSICSYCDCI
- a CDS encoding serine hydrolase domain-containing protein encodes the protein MNRKHPFSRRQALYFCTALLGLGVFGSACDDRGTPPEQPRADYSRLKAELGLLIKTAMTEADVAGLSIALVDGQEVVWSRGFGFANVAERTPATPETVYEAGSLAKVFTGAAIMQLAEQERIALDRPIEQFIPGFSIQSRFSNAGPVTPRNLLTHHAGIPEQQLVGAYAQTPLTLAERVEHLREDHLANPPDKLWAYSNGGFAVLGRAIETVSGMEFTAYMNQYILGPLGMTHSSFRLDSQVASKMAMGYGALPVSDYPVNLLESYSPAGGLRSSVEDMSRFIRMLLAEGRFDGESVLKPASLQEMWRQQNVGRPLDMDNRIGLPWYLYELPLKNGQSVRMVEHDGATQYFRSYLSLLPEHGLGVVVLSNSENADGLVGVIAHEVLARALEIKSGLEVAPIPEEPQVQPVYRSQEELRALEGIYATQVGPMVVGLENGVLNVTVQGMRLELQPHEQGYFKGVVGDSNMWLSFEEIEGHLVMAGYFGLFGRQLQGERITPAPVPESWHGRFGRYVLPQGAPREVIEQAELGMEGDLLVLRLFSPMFESGQAVSLLNPEGDDLAVVLGLGRGLGEVVRFEQVDGTTHLIVRGIRLRMQSEGPMATSAFAGSEAARSRLSRAWGPRWGF